The genomic window GGCGTGTCAGTTCATCGGATACGGAAATCTGTAGTCATGCTATTAAAGAAGATGCAAAAATAGGATTGAATTGGGCCTCAGCAAATCGCGATGAAGCCGTATTTGAAAACCCTGATCAAATAGAATTAGATCGAAAAGTAAATCCTCATGTCGCTTTTGGATTCGGTATACATAATTGTCTTGGCGCTACTCATGCCCGACAGATCCTTCGACAAACTATAAAACTGCTAAGCGAGCGAGTCGCCTCAATTTCGATTCACACCTTCGAAGAGAATTTCGAGGAAATTGGATCATTAAAGAGAAAGACTGGGTTCGAGTCACTTCGTGTATCCTTCAACATCAATTAATAAGACCATGGCCAAGATTACATTTATTACCAAATCCAACGAAAGAATTATACTAGAAGATGATTCCGGAAGCATTATGGAACTGGCTACGTTTAACAATGTGCCTGGTATTGAAGGTAATTGTGGCGGAGTGTGTTCTTGTGCTAATTGCCACGTCCATGTTCGGCCAGAAGATTTTAATAAAGTTGGAGGATCAAGTATGCCAGAATCAGATATGCTTGAATT from Balneola sp. includes these protein-coding regions:
- a CDS encoding 2Fe-2S ferredoxin, which gives rise to MAKITFITKSNERIILEDDSGSIMELATFNNVPGIEGNCGGVCSCANCHVHVRPEDFNKVGGSSMPESDMLEFEDNVTEYSRLSCQIEITEELNGITLYVANE